tgcttctttcagctgctacCTTACAAGGGGTCAACACAGCTGATAGCGCTGCACAGTTGATTTTGTAGATTTGTATGGATTTTGGTCTTGAACCAGGAAACTGTCTGATGCTAGGCAAATGTGTAAATCACGACATTATGGAGCCCTGTGTAAACCCAGAAACAGTTAATTCAATTAAAACAAGACCAAAAAATAACCCCATTGAATTAAAACCTTATCGACCTAACAGCAGATGCTCTCTATACTTAGACCCTGAAGTGTAGACTGAACTTACTGACCTTTCTAGCGTGAACTTAACTGGAACTAACACTTTTAAACTTATCTAAAATAATTTTAGAAGTTAAAGAAAGTTATACTTATGTTTTTGACTTTTGAACCCTGTATAAATTGAATACACATCTaccaaacaaaaaatgaaatctATGGATATCTGAGTGTTTGCATGCCAATATTATTATCTTGTAGCTGCAGTGAATGAGTTTTGTGTAATGACTGCAGCTGAGACAAAACAGTAAGTAGAAACAAGCAACACCTTTTCTTAAAACGATAAAAGCCCATCTGGATGGATGGCTAAtgctttatatataaatatataatgcTTTAATGCTTTATATATCAAGTGGTGCCTTCACACATGTACAAGTTACCCATGGCATGTGCCCTTTTAGACAATCACAGAGGCATAACAAGCCAGATGCTCTTTAGCCTGAAGCATGTGTATTTCTGTGAAAAATGTCTAAATGTGATTCATCAGATAAAATAAGTTTTCTACTTTTCCTCAGTCCGTTGGAAATGAGCTTGACAAACCAGAATGTGAATTAATATTAATTCCTTGCGTAACTTGCTTTAGGGAACATGGCAGCAAATTTTTTTCTGTGATATGTGCTGTTGATGAGTAAATATCAAATACTTACCTAATGTGTCGCTTGTGTTTCTTGCTGTCATATTGCTTATAGTGAACAGAACAATTCagtgataaaataaaccaatttGCACTGGTGATTGTTTCattctctctgtctcacacccAAAATATACAAACTTATCACAATCTGCACACTGACCTaaagtgacctttgacctacagcaagaaaaagtaaataaatgtaataactgtTATCTGATGATTATCTTACATGTCTTAATTTTATgccttttagtttttaaattcttactgtttttatttatcgcttttatttattcttttttttagttcaaatagctgtacagcactttggttgaaagcgctttataaataaagttattattattcttattatgaTTAAAATACTATATCACCATGCAAACAACATTTATTACTTATCAGATATCAGATCCCACAAGGCTTGTTtgtattaaatcattttattcatGAAAATAATATTACAAAATTAATGtcaaaccatccacatttttcATAATTAAGACATAGAGTTAAACAGACTGGTTGTAAGTATCTTTAATGCAGATATGTACCTTTGAAGCCCTCTGACATTTTGGGCTGTGTATTCCcagcagaaaaaaacataatgtgCTTTTGATTGTGGCTTATCAAGACAGTTCGTGATTACACGACAATTTGATTTccataaacttaaaaaaaaaagcatgtgaaGTCATGAGCCTCACGAGCTTATTTATTATTAGCTTATTTTTTGTATCAGAGCAACATAACTGGAACAAATCAACTCAGATGATTTAAAACGAGGTTAACAAGGTCTCAAGTGACATAAGATAAGGtttctttccccttttttttcttctttgcaggGGGCGGGGTTGGTCAGTGTTTAACCCCTCTGACGATGCTTCCTTTTTTGACGTACGCACGACTCCGACCAATAGGAGCCTGATGCGCATCCCAGGCAGGCCCCATAAACAGGATAACTACCGAATAGGCCAGCCAGACCCGCAGGGCAACGGAACTTTATCCTTGTTTATTTCTCGGTCCTAAGCAGAGTCCAAGCGCGCCTTAACCATGAGCACAAAAGTCGGCGACATCGTGGAGGAGTTCCACACAGACAACAAGATGTCAACCGTCAACAACCACCACGAGACATCCCGCAAAGAGTTGGAGGACGCGTCTCGGTTACCGGCGCTGGAGACCGCCTACACCGACATCCTCAGGCATCTTGGGGAGGACACCGACCGGGAGGGACTGTTGCGCACCCCGTTGCGCGCAGCCAAAGCCATCCAGTTCCTCACCAAGGGCTACCATGAGACCATCGATGGTGAGTCACCTGGGAACAAGTTGAGAGAGGATGAGAGAGTGAGTTAGCAAAATGACTTACCTCAGTATTCAGCATCTTTTTACTTATGAACGTTTGGTTGGTCAAAtcatgatattttaaatcttcaCAGACGTTAAAACTAAAAGATCAAGGCACAAAATAACGGGTAGATCAAGTATTATTAGTATTaagcattattattatgattccAGGATGTTGAAAAGATTTCAGATGAATGTTTCCTTAACTGAAGTAAAGATAATGCATAtgtaaagaaatgtaaatgtaaatgtaatgtaaaGAAATGCATATGTTTGCTTTCGTATCACCAGACATCTTAAACAATGCCATATTTGATGAAGACCACGATGAGATGGTGATTGTGAAAGACATAGACATGTTTTCACTATGTGAACACCACATGGTGCCCTTTTTTGGCAAGGTAGGTCTATGTGATTGAaagaaatgttacatttaaaaagaaagaaagagtgagacaagaaaaaaagctttcttACTCATTAAGCATTGTTCAGTGAATTAATTTCAGCATTCAACCGCTAATATTGACCTCCTGTATTTCTCTGATTATGTGCTCTCACTGGCTGTTGTCCCTCTCCAGGTTCACATCGGGTATATTCCCAACAAAAAAGTGGTGGGACTGAGCAAGCTGGCAAGGTAACAGAGtacgcacccacacacacacatgcactgtaCCCTCCAGCTGCCACTGTGTCTGTATGTTTCTCGTGTTAGTGTCAGCTGACTGTGTTCTTCTGTTATTCCAGTGCATTGACCTGGAGGCTTAGAGCCTAAACACACTGGCTATCATCTAGGCCTCTCATCAGACACAAGTCTAAACTCTGCTCGCTCTCGAGCCATGAGAAAATCCTTTTGGACCTGTGGGAATCCCAGACTATTATCACAGCCTCTCTGCctgtctccttctcctcctgtcCTAAAATATCTCTTTAAATCTGAATATAGTGATGCAGAGTTACAGTAGCTGCAGATGAACTTGAGACAGTCTCACTAACGTTGAACTGTGAATGACAAATTCACAGAATGTGACTGATTCACAAATGACAAGTTATACAGTCTGCTGGCTGGAGAAGAGGCCGGTAGTCAGGGACTGATGCCAGACTGTGTTTATTAAAAACTGAATCATTATTAATGAATCTCCTTGGCTTTGCTTGTGTTCTGATTTCTGCAGGATTGTGGAGATCTTCAGCCGTAGGCTTCAAGGTAAGCAACCGGCAAATGTGTGCACTAGACAACTGGCATCGTCTAGTGTACCGTATAAGCtgaatttctttgttttgttttggtttcagtTCAAGAGCGACTGACTAAGCAGATCGCCGTTGGGATATCTGAGGCTCTGCAGCCAAAAGGTGTAGCTGTGGTTATTGAAGCGGCGTAagtacaaacatacacacactacCTACCTTCAACATTATTATCTGTACAGCTTAAAGCTGCTGTTATATTGCACAGATGCTCATATAGCATTATATGACACAAAATACTGGCCTTAAGCAGAGCTTAGGAGTCAGTAAGCTCAGGAGCTGCAGAGGTTTGATAAGCACACTTGTGTTTTGCAGGCACATGTGTATGGTGATGCGTGGTGTCCAGAAGATGAACAGCCGCACAGTGACAAGCGCCATGCTGGGAGTCTACCTCGAGGACCCCAAAACCCGTGAGGAGTTCCTGTATCTTTCAAGGCGCACTTAACAGACATTACGTGCCATCCACTCCTGAGCCACTGTCTACAGTTGCACGTGGAAAGCTCTACAGTTCCAGGGGATCTGCACCTGACTGCTGCAGATCCAAGACCTTCACCTATCGATCTAACCTCAATACACTGAAACCGTGAAGATTTCAGTCTTACTGCTGATCATCTATTGTTGGAATCACTGTGAACACAACATACTTATTTTGATGGTGCCTTTAGAAGATATTGTACAGTCTTCATTGGCAGTATAGTATATTATTATTGCCAAGTATACAACTTCAGTGCAATATTGTACTTACgatttaaattgtttttctgATGGGACATTCACAGGTGCTCTTGCAAAGTTATTGCATTTGTTATTCACTGGTTTTGCTAATTTAACAAAACTTATGTcctttataaatacatttataaagTCTTTTATGCATTATGTGGTATTTTAGGATGCATATTCAACGGTTATGGCtgtaaaatgattcaaatgagTAGAGCTGATAGAAGTACTGAGTAGATGTTTGTTTGATCAGTGGCCACTGTGACAAGTCAAAAGCAGCATTCTGAAAGTTTTCAGTCCAATTTTGTTCatgttgaaaataaataaaacctcaaGGGCAACTACTGTTGTGTGTTTGAACTATTCTATTTACATTATATAAGATTGTAAGTATGTAGAGCGTTCATACTGTGGAACAAATAAGATATGATATGAAATAAGACCCACAATTCACAAGACCTTTCAAGAATCTTCAGAAGCAAACACCCAACACACTAGACAAAtgggaaaaatgaagccaaatgaGTTATATCTCTCTGCTCTTTGTTGACTACAGCTCAGCAACAACGCTATCATTCCAAATAAGGTGGTGGTCAAACTACATATGTCACTGGATATTAGATTTTGTTAACAACTGCCTAACAACAGCCTGTCAGGCCAGGCAAGCACACATCCTCCACTCTCACTCTAAGTACTCAAGTCCTCTAAAGCTCTCTGTTGAGCCCTTTTCTCTGTGCACACAACTGTGAACTCATGTAAAACTCAGACCATTGTTTGACACTGATTGGACtaataactttattttgatTTAGTCTTGCTTTTTTTAAGTGCAGAGCAGGTTTTttgtttcaatttagtttttattgtttgaaaatgttaacTTTTAGTTTGGAGGGTGCATGTCAGAAATagaatttattaaaatattgctttttaaaaaaaataaaaataaaaacacgcctttttttaaagcagttgtCTCACAGTCTTGTAGATATCCAGATTGTCAATAAACATATCCCTCAAAACTTCATCAGGGAAATTGTGGTAAAATTTTACCAAACTAACAAATACTAAAACTTcctctacattttttttttttaatatttaatttttccaagttcacaaaactgtttcagttattttaattattttcaagGGTCTAGTTTtcctgcagatatttttatatacagtcataTTCACCCAAAAAGCTACAAGCTATGCAACAGGCTTGTGGATTGTAAGGAAAACTAAAAGACCTAAAAGAAAATAGCAGTGTAGTACAGATAGAGAAACTCCTACTAAATGGGTAAAACTTTTGGAAGACAGTTTTATAAGTCATATAAGAAACCTGTGAATCAGAAGGAGTTGCACCAGCTAACAGATGTATACTCAAATATTCTTAAAGTTACTGTGGATAAAATAATAACTTATAGGACTGAGTTTTAACGTTGCActcactgtttttgtttaggGAGAGAGCTAAGAATGtcagattattaaaaaaattaatttatcGTTCACACGCTAAATGCATGTGAGCACTTCCCTGCACTGTCCCTGTCTCTGTTCTCATTGCACATTTGGGTACTGTGGTGGGAATTTTCAGCATTGGCGGCAGCCTAGGCATTATGGGCGGGCCTTGTGGCTTCAGACACATCTGTAATGGTCACTGTGTCACCTTAGCTGGATTCTCCTCACATTCTTTCATAGTTAGAAGTAAAACTAAGTCAAGTGATTTAGTAATGAAAGATTTAAATTTCTACATCAGCAGTAAGTCTTTGCAGTAGCAACCAAGCGGAAGCTAAAGGTTCGCTAAGAGTAGCAGGAACAGAGTCTAACGGCTGACCGGGAAGACTCGGACCACAGGGGGCAAAGCGCACCTCTAACGGGGCTACTTGGAGCAGAtgggacaaacaaaaacatttctgtagAACTAAAAGAGGTAACTAAGAAGTGGTGCACAGCTAGCTTTAGCACAGGCTCTCACTCGGAAAACTACAGAAACAAAACGAAACCTGGTGAGGAGATTCTGTGCTCACAATCTACACCATCCCAGTGCACAGAGTTGTTAATCCATGTTACTTTTTATTGTAGGTTTGCCATCTCTAAGCTACCACTGCTAACACCAACACTACTTT
Above is a genomic segment from Maylandia zebra isolate NMK-2024a linkage group LG8, Mzebra_GT3a, whole genome shotgun sequence containing:
- the gch2 gene encoding GTP cyclohydrolase 2: MSTKVGDIVEEFHTDNKMSTVNNHHETSRKELEDASRLPALETAYTDILRHLGEDTDREGLLRTPLRAAKAIQFLTKGYHETIDDILNNAIFDEDHDEMVIVKDIDMFSLCEHHMVPFFGKVHIGYIPNKKVVGLSKLARIVEIFSRRLQVQERLTKQIAVGISEALQPKGVAVVIEAAHMCMVMRGVQKMNSRTVTSAMLGVYLEDPKTREEFLYLSRRT